A window from Malassezia restricta chromosome I, complete sequence encodes these proteins:
- a CDS encoding protein-L-isoaspartate(D-aspartate) O-methyltransferase, protein MAWRCTGSSNEELLTNMKAVGIIRSSRVLEAMKLVDRANYVPSVTRRHAYQDAPQSIGYNATISAPHMHAFAAEILLPYLSQGCSVMDVGSGSGYLLATLHHLLPPSDRKTHIVGVEHIQELVSASIENLKRDGLERELGNGRIVAMQGDGRKGCPEFAPYSAIHVGAAAPCIPETLVQQLASPGRLIVPVDRPTSNYQDLYQIDKSVDGKVEKKILFGVMYVPLTNAEEQWSK, encoded by the exons ATGGCGTGGCGATGCACAGGTAGCTCTAATGAAGAGCTGCTTACCAATATGAAAGCCGTAGGTATCATACGCTCATCGAGGGTACTGGAG GCCATGAAATTGGTTGATCGTGCAAACTATGTACCTTCAGTTACGCGCCGGCATGCCTATCAGGATGCACCTCAGAGTATCGGATACAACGCAACCATATCTGCACCACATATGCATGCATTTGCTGCAGAAATTTTACTTCCATACTTAAGCCAAGGCTGCTCGGTAATGGATGTGGGGTCTGGGTCAGGCTACCTCCTCGCCACTCTCCATCACCTTTTACCCCCTTCAGATCGCAAGACTCACATTGTAGGAGTAGAGCACATCCAGGAGCTTGTTAGTGCGAGTATCGAAAATTTGAAACGCGATGGGTTGGAACGTGAATTGGGAAATGGCCGCATCGTAGCGATGCAGGGAGATGGGCGCAAAGGTTGTCCAGAATTTGCACCATATAGTGCTATCCATGTtggtgccgctgctccTTGCATACCTGAAACCCTTGTTCAGCAACTTGCTTCACCGGGCCGTTTGATTGTGCCCGTTGATCGTCCTACGAGCAATTACCA GGACCTCTATCAAATCGACAAGAGCGTCGATGGCAAGGTCGAAAAAAAGATACTTTTCGGAGTCATG TATGTCCCTCTGACCAATGCCGAGGAACAATGGTCCAAGTAG
- a CDS encoding protein OS-9, with protein MSWLRNLLLFTACAVTCITAQSRVEIANILKRDEFSIHFSNETIPITEALQLLDDKKAYSQDASLQVAHTNGKFQMYRITDTEAYVCHIPLVKSDEGADQNKRVLPNKETDAILSRGLSLLAKLRGKELQNIQSYFSHVLRYGNHILQYPLMAMLDNDGVPEVDNRDTLPEGYYLMGVWDSLEGIKNELVPLYNTPSADLDDDVAPLYEDNAFFIQQVWNGGTVCDLNGLPRTTTVKYYCGSNNKILSLAEVLTCNYVMVVETNVLCDDVAFIPPKTKESNKIQCHMITPDNLEESKAHVKHVEERHNHRYKDVHEHDDTGILAEKIQDVGAGTGAQPTMQLDPKVLQLIDKYLQSREQMTETTSSTPSSHETSTVKATGTVAEQASELPFHRQEL; from the exons ATGTCTTGGCTGAGGAACCTGCTGCTGTTCACTGCATGTGCTGTAACATGTATAACGGCTCAATCTAGGGTAGAAATTGCCAATATTTTGAAACGCGACGAGTTTTCTATACATTTTTCCAATGAAACCATACCCATAACCGAGGCTTTGCAGTTACTTGATGACAAGAAAGCATACTCGCAAGACGCGTCCCTTCAAGTTGCACACACAAATGGCAAGTTCCAGATGTACAGAATCACAGATACAGAAGCGTATGTTTGCCACATACCTTTGGTGAAATCTGATGAGGGAGCTGATCAGAATAAGCGTGTGCTGCCAAATAAAGAGACGGACGCCATTCTGTCTCGTGGTCTTTCCCTCTTGGCAAAGCTACGTGGAAAGGAATTGCAGAATATACAATCATATTTTTCACATGTGCTACGTTATGGCAATCATATACTGCAGTACCCGCTCATGGCCATGTTGGACAATGATGGGGTGCCTGAGGTTGACAATCGAGATACCCTTCCTGAAGGATATTACTTGATGGGTGTGTGGGACAGCTTGGAAGGAATAAAAAACGAATTGGTTCCCCTTTATAATACTCCATCAGCTGATCTGGATGACGATGTGGCACCACTATATGAGGACAATGCTTTTTTCATCCAGCAAGTATGGAATGGGGGCACTGTTTGTGATCTGAATGGCTTACCAAGAACTACAACAGTCAAG TATTACTGTGGCTCAAATAATAAAATTCTGAGTCTGGCCGAGGTACTTACGTGCAATTA CGTTATGGTCGTTGAGACAAATGTTTTGTGCGATGATGTGGCGTTTATTCCCCCCAAAACCAAGGAATCCAACAAAATTCAATGCCATATGATCACGCCTGACAATTTAGAGGAAAGCAAAGCCCACGTGAAGCACGTCGAAGAGCGCCATAATCATCGGTATAAAGATGTTCATGAACACGATGATACAGGAATTCTTGCTGAGAAGATACAAGATGTAGGAGCAGGGACAGGCGCCCAACCTACGATGCAGTTGGACCCAAAGGTATTGCAACTCATTGACAAGTATCTTCAGTCTCGTGAACAAATGACTGAGACCACATCCTCCACGCCGTCATCCCACGAGACTTCCACTGTAAAAGCAACCGGGACAGTGGCGGAGCAGGCCTCTGAACTCCCTTTTCACCGGCAAGAATTGTAA
- a CDS encoding DUF1183 domain protein, whose translation MLGGPRSALVVLLCVVTFCMSVLGKKHQNSPYEKVRFSDIRTLTLYRGRMTTARRLEPIPQLTCEGSLCHKFQPAVIQCQSTGDNQWKCESQLPLWAQLGAVEVSCEGWNFSDDIFVLKGSCALRYELLPTSTRISGSWESILFSVLFWSLAVFIVLSLLHTCLGTERYNAMDDHSNGAPPPYQKHVTSTFSSPVTRAMSALGLGAIAGYFFRTRQTDPPSTHGDMYRPFPAYGTMPHHGVYYGDAAAQLHSDHIASSSSAHTSTGFGGSENR comes from the coding sequence ATGTTGGGCGGCCCTCGGAGTGCGCTGGTAGTACTGCTTTGCGTGGTCACATTTTGCATGAGTGTCTTGGGTAAAAAACATCAAAATAGCCCATATGAGAAAGTACGGTTCTCCGATATCCGGACACTGACTTTGTACCGCGGACGGATGACAACGGCACGTCGTTTGGAGCCTATACCACAACTTACTTGTGAAGGAAGCTTGTGCCACAAATTTCAGCCTGCCGTGATTCAGTGCCAAAGCACCGGTGACAATCAATGGAAATGTGAGTCGCAGCTTCCTTTGTGGGCTCAGTTGGGGGCTGTCGAGGTATCCTGCGAAGGCTGGAACTTTAGTGACGATATTTTCGTTTTGAAAGGATCCTGCGCTCTGCGCTACGAACTTTTGCCCACAAGTACTCGTATCAGTGGAAGTTGGGAGTCGATTCTCTTTAGTGTGCTCTTCTGGAGTCTGGCTGTGTTCATTGTTCTCTCGTTGCTTCACACATGCCTGGGAACGGAAAGATACAATGCTATGGACGACCACAGTAATGGCGCTCCACCGCCGTATCAGAAACATGTAACGTCCACCTTCTCTTCTCCTGTGACTcgcgccatgtcggccTTAGGACTCGGTGCTATAGCCGGCTATTTCTTCCGCACGCGTCAGACGGACCCTCCTTCCACCCATGGCGATATGTACCGCCCGTTCCCTGCTTATGGGACTATGCCTCACCATGGCGTATACTATGgagatgctgctgcgcaaCTCCACAGTGACCACATAGCTTCCTCTTCGTCAGCCCACACCAGCACAGGCTTTGGCGGCTCAGAAAATCGATAA
- a CDS encoding peptide-methionine (R)-S-oxide reductase, with the protein MLRARTTSRAFRCTRLFPLLSQRFQSKMTQVPKTEREWRAILSPEQFRVLRQKGTEWAGTGEYDEHFQPGVYHCAGCQAPLYTSTTKFQSGCGWPAFFDAIPGAIARHDDFSHGMRRTEITCTNCGGHLGHVFYGEGFPTPTNERHCVNSISLSFHHD; encoded by the coding sequence ATGCTGAGAGCTCGTACGACATCTCGAGCTTTTCGTTGCACGCGACTGTTCCCTTTACTTTCACAAAGATTCCAGAGTAAGATGACGCAAGTTCCCAAGACAGAACGTGAATGGCGTGCTATTCTCAGTCCTGAACAGTTCCGTGTGCTTCGTCAAAAGGGGACGGAATGGGCTGGTACAGGGGAATACGATGAGCATTTTCAGCCGGGTGTGTACCACTGTGCTGGATGTCAAGCACCTTTGTACACGAGCACGACCAAGTTTCAAAGTGGGTGTGGATGGCCAGCGTTTTTCGATGCCATCCCAGGAGCTATTGCGAGACACGACGACTTCTCCCATGGCATGAGGCGTACAGAGATCACCTGTACGAACTGCGGTGGTCACCTGGGACACGTGTTTTACGGAGAAGGATTCCCTACACCCACGAACGAGCGCCACTGTGTCAATTCTATCTCGTTGTCCTTTCACCATGACTGA